ACGTCCTCGGGAATGCCGAGCGCCTTTCCTACATCGCGCAACGCGCCTTTGGTGCGATAACGGATCACCGTGGAGCAGAGCGCGGCATGGTCGCGCCCGTAGGTGTCAAACACCCATTGCATCACGATCTCACGGCGCTCGTGCTCGAAGTCCACATCGATGTCAGGTGGCTCACGGCGTTCCTCAGAGACGAAACGCTCACTATGCAACGGGGGATTCGAAGAGAAAAACTAGTTGATAGCGAAAGTTGCCCACCGACGAAGCGTCCAAAACAATAGGCGGTCACGCTCAAAACCGTTCAAAATTTCCTTTATAAATCAATAGAAAGAATCTTTGAATCTTCGTGACAATATACCGAAATCACTGAAAAGTCTAGCTATTTCGACCGAAATGGATCAAGCCGCCTGTATGCTCGATTCTTCCTTTCCGCTAATGTCGGGGCCGCTGCGGTGAATGGAATTTCCGTCGCCATCTATCCCTTCGTTGCGGGCGACGAATTGAACACTGTAGTGACAGCTCTCCTGGTAGTTGAGAGCAGCAGCCAAAAGTTACGATCAAGATAGACTGCAGCGCATTGTCTGTCCTCACTGGCCCCGCGATGGCATCAGATGAGAAAGTTCAAGGCCAGGATATTTGAGAGCATGGATGATTTTCACGCGGCGCTCGATACTGCCTGGCTTGACCTTCCCGTATCGGCTGGTGGTGGTCTGTTTCTTATGGCCGATGATGACGGCAATTTCGTCGTCCAAGAAATCGGCAGCGCGGAGCGCGTCCGTTAACGTGTGCCTGAAGCTGTGGAAGTTCACCTCCTCTGCGACTTTGATGCCGATCTTTTTCGAATACGTTCCATAGAACTTACCGAAGGCCGCGTTTCGCTTTCCACGGCTGTCTGGTAGGGCAGCAGGGAAAAGCCACTTGTCGCCAGACTTCATGCGAGTCTGGTGATAGGTCAAGAATCCAAGCTCGATCAGGGTAGGGTGGATAGGCACAACGCGCTTGCTGTTATCGTTTTTGAGCTGCTGATCATCGTCGCCTTCGTTGGTGATGTCGAAGACCCATTGATCCTCTATCTGAAAAATATCAGTAGTGAGCAGCTGGCAGAGCTCATTTGAGCGGGCGCCAGTGAAGAGCGCGATCAGTGGAAGCCAGTAGTGGTGGTCTCGCACTTTGAGGTCACCAGATTTCGCAGCCTTCGTCGGCGTAAAAGCTACGCAGCCTACAAATAGTGGCGATCGAAACAGCTGGTTGAGTTGGTCGATCGTGTAGGGGAGGACGTCGCTATCTTCTTCGTCGATTTTCAGCAGCATGTCGGCGACGGGGTTAGCATCAAGGAAACCCTCGGCAACGAGCCACCGGCAAAAAGCGCCGAGCGCCGTCAGGTATTGGTTGATTGTCTTCGGCGTGATCACTGGCTTTCCCACGACCCTGTTAGCTTCGATGGTTTCCGTGAGGGTCATCCCCCGAAAGGCCTTCGTCTCAGTTGCTTTACGTGGCCAAAGCTTCAGGAGGTTTTTCCAGTCTCGCACGTGCTTTTTGACGATGCCGTTCGGCGGAAAGAAGGTTCCGATGTGATCGGAGAAAAGTCCAACTTTCAACCGCGCAGCGTCAAGGGTCGCCGACCTGGCACGGTTCGGGTTTTCCGTCGCATATCGGTCAAATAACTCCATAAGGCTCTCACCTGGGGCAGCAACGAG
This genomic interval from Aestuariivirga litoralis contains the following:
- a CDS encoding site-specific integrase, encoding MAKYLVRRGANYSTRVFIPKDLQQHYLGRNGQPRKELLVALKTARPDEAKRLRNSVQAKYDREFAQKRAEVGRKSTALPFSDTVVEHAMWQRYTDILSLGDKQRLTNATEDDLDEVWKALEGEFGEESIAAFRIYESIKDKPEVEAAERAARKSLLEAHVGKGETKSIQEALAKVVAAYRLAIAPKSKEERRLAEALQVAEIEALDESVRRAAGNFKGGGSHPLVKPPTGALPLVAAPGESLMELFDRYATENPNRARSATLDAARLKVGLFSDHIGTFFPPNGIVKKHVRDWKNLLKLWPRKATETKAFRGMTLTETIEANRVVGKPVITPKTINQYLTALGAFCRWLVAEGFLDANPVADMLLKIDEEDSDVLPYTIDQLNQLFRSPLFVGCVAFTPTKAAKSGDLKVRDHHYWLPLIALFTGARSNELCQLLTTDIFQIEDQWVFDITNEGDDDQQLKNDNSKRVVPIHPTLIELGFLTYHQTRMKSGDKWLFPAALPDSRGKRNAAFGKFYGTYSKKIGIKVAEEVNFHSFRHTLTDALRAADFLDDEIAVIIGHKKQTTTSRYGKVKPGSIERRVKIIHALKYPGLELSHLMPSRGQ